From the Finegoldia magna ATCC 29328 genome, the window CTGTTTCTTTAGACCAAATTTCAAATAGTCCAGTCGGAGTATCGTGATTAATCGATGGATCACCTGTAACGACAGGTGTATCTAAAACTAACTTTCCATCCCTATAATACCACAAGTGTTGAGCTCCTAGGCTTATTTCTATATAGCTCTTTCCGAGAATTCCATTATTACGACTTCTTCTACTATAAACCAAATCGCTATCTATTGTTTTTCCATTTTTTAAAGCATCAGTAATCAAAGCAACAGTTTGCTTTTTGTTTATTTCATTTCCAAAAACTTTTGCTTTGACTTTGATAGACTTACCATTATGAGTAGTAAAATCAAAATCTTTTCCAATTACTTCAAATTTTTCTTTTAATTCATCAACAAAAATTCTTACTTTCTTGTCTTCAAATTTATAATTTTCGTCTAGAAAAATCGAATTATCTTCAATTTTTTGAGATTCTCCGTTTGGTAATTTTAAAGTTATTGAAGCTTGTGCTATATTTTCAAGTTCTTTTTGACTAGGTTCTAAAGATTTTTTTGTAACCTTAGGATTAATGTACTCTGAAGATAAAGTAATCTCATCTTTATGCTCATTAAAACCCTTTATTACTGATTCACATACTTTGTCTAAATCAAGTTTGTTACCTAATTCTTCAGGCTTTATCGTAGCCTTTTTGTTTTCAAAAATCAATTGAGCATTTTTTGGTTCTTTAATATTTTTGAATAGTTCGCTTTTTTTAATAGTATCTTTTAATTTTTCAGAATCAACAGTCTTCTTAACTTTCACATTTGTTTCTATGCCTTTTATGAGCTCTATTGGCCATAAAAATCCGTGTTGTACATAAGTTTGATTTTCTAGTGCAACTTGTTTTAGTCCAGATTGCGAATTATTTAGTGTGACTGTTTTATTGTCGCGTCCAATTATAGTTGTTGTTTGCTCATCAAAAATATTTTTTACCTCAGATATTTTTCTTACTCCTAAATTCTCACCATTTATTTTGGCATTAGGATAAGTCATGATGCTAAAAAATATCGAAACAATTATATAAATTCCTAAAAGAATTGATATAACCCAAATCCAAGGATGAGATTGTTTTGTTTCTTTTAGTTTATAAATGCTATTAGATTTTGAAGAATTATTGCTAGACTTATCTGCAAGCTTTTCATCATCTTTTTTTAATATATTTTTCAAATTATCACCTGCTATTAAATATTTCTGTCAATAGAATGATATCACAAATCTATCAACATAGTAAACATTTATTGAAAATTAAAGTTCTTTTAATCTAAATTTTATCTAATTTTGAATAATTTTAAATTAAATAACAAACAATTGCTTTAAAATTGTAAAAAATGATGTATAATTAAATTGATAATACAATTAAAGGGGTGAATTATGGAAAATATTAATCTGGTAGTTTTATCTGATTCTACCGGGGATACAGGTGACCAAATTGCAAGAGCTGCATTAGCTCAGTTTGATGTTACTTGTGAAAATGCTAAATTTCACTTATTTGGACATATTCGA encodes:
- a CDS encoding L,D-transpeptidase family protein, whose protein sequence is MKNILKKDDEKLADKSSNNSSKSNSIYKLKETKQSHPWIWVISILLGIYIIVSIFFSIMTYPNAKINGENLGVRKISEVKNIFDEQTTTIIGRDNKTVTLNNSQSGLKQVALENQTYVQHGFLWPIELIKGIETNVKVKKTVDSEKLKDTIKKSELFKNIKEPKNAQLIFENKKATIKPEELGNKLDLDKVCESVIKGFNEHKDEITLSSEYINPKVTKKSLEPSQKELENIAQASITLKLPNGESQKIEDNSIFLDENYKFEDKKVRIFVDELKEKFEVIGKDFDFTTHNGKSIKVKAKVFGNEINKKQTVALITDALKNGKTIDSDLVYSRRSRNNGILGKSYIEISLGAQHLWYYRDGKLVLDTPVVTGDPSINHDTPTGLFEIWSKETDRFLRGNNPDGTKYKVHVDYWMQIDYTGVGIHDTKARAAYGGQVFNGAGSHGCINTPIKPVRTIFNTAENGMPVIIY